The window GAGTGCACTCCAGTGATTTAGTCTATTACAACTCATTTACAATCAACACAATTCAATGCATTCTAAATGTGGCAAAAATGCCTCTTTATGCcttttatttatatcatttaatatagacggtttcaacggcaacaacataaacaacgTTACTGCGCGtgcgcgcttttgtggcccaAACTTAACTTCCAGTAGACTTCCACAAAGAATCAATAACAACAGAaaagtccctctagagtagattattTCTGacaacaagcaaaatatgtttgctgcgtaaatcagacggGCTTATTGAAAAttcaaattcattctctgccagcagaaGGTGCTTTTGGAGAGGCAGAGatagaggtttccccggtaacggctgaacacaaagcagagctctgCTTATGAACACTattttatcaggcattacaggcaaaaaaaaaatgacatcgaaaattttctaaagacagtcggtttccttcagagaTGCTGTCAGGCCTGTGTttctgtgtcttgtgtttccctctgtatagggtttgatacataaatataatttaatttagctcaaagggaatcatttgtgattttatagggaatttgaacagaatcactgttttgcggctgatcactgagtcggccagCGATTCATTGAACGAGcagtataacattaattctgcactggatattaaaatccaaaatatagtgaaaacactattaataagcacagtaacaagatcggcagattaagacattaacttgtaagcacaaaacacaagatacttctcttttaaatataaatacgactttatttatataaacctaagacataaactaatctaacacatgaacacaagcaGTCACACATTCatacgttgcagaaagagagaaaggaggaCTTTAGAGAATAAGaaagtgaaatcccaagtttatagcaatatgtgctatcacatagacctgaacaaccatcaatcacgtaattaaccctcgcattgagtttctcaatgaggctaaaatttatattaaatgcgccagttcagttagacctggaggtacttgcttgcgttgcctttttgttacagggattcccttttgtcgtcgtcgttgcaggaaaaagggtttcccgagttggtgattggctggaagttcagtagtcgttgaaggGATGTCTTGGGTGTTGGCTGAAGATGCagagttggtctggttgaagttttgaggcggtcacaggctcgagttgaactcggagacaagacgtggcggcaaaacttaaactgagaacacgaaactcacaatggaaaataaactaaaataaaagaaagaaagaatgtaacgagactaggtggtttttcttctcatcgtggtgttaagtagcaactggcctatAGGCCAGAGCatgctcaaagagcgctaaaacagcgtcaaaacgcggtgtcGAGAAGAAGAGGAAGGACGAGAAGGGCAAGAAGgggagatttgatggtgtcctgagtttttaaactcggcttttggaaCATCCCAtttggtgtcttgaccaattagataggctattttcttagctagggttgttccttccatcataaatcagcatgttatcagtcacatggtccgaattttacacactcttgcaaagtataattttggacatgatttctataaccagaatatgatacatttgacaaagaattaattgaaagaaatgtttcaagctagaaatgtcaaactcatacataccaaacacgaataaaccttaaagtcattcaatagttattaaaaagacatacataatatgtgcttaaaacatgataatctAACGTgttggttacatacataatatagtgttatgcctagcaatgtccttttaggattttatgtgcatatgaaaaagaaagtctctgtgtagttctgtgtAGGACATAGGGATATGTTCGGTGAAGACCAgagagaggttaaaaggtctcctaaagaatttcagtctcagtctttgtcttgtatgtgtgggggaaaattcaatctaaagaagctcatgatttctcttgtggaacacatgtgatggccatctctttgaccattaatcttgactaTTTGCCccaatttgacgatctccttcctgcgttggacttataagtgttcttttgtcttaatgttgcaagctgttctggaagaggcttgttggttaggcttcctTCAGAGGTTGGAGCAaggaatctgatttatgacgttgtcctgttttcttggggcctcttctggaatttcggctcctcatgtttcgatgttctgatcgaatcttagttttgtctgactcgttctgatcctacaccTCCCTCATATGCCCATATTCGGTTATTTTCCTGTTCCAGTCCTCGttgtgttaatttgattccaggtgtgtcttgtcATCTCCTCGTTTAGTTGAGTATTTATAGTGTGTTCTGCCCCTTGTTTCCTGTCCGGTATTGAATGTCTTCACCCCGCTCTGTGTGTGTTCTCCTGGCTATTTTTGGTTCATTAAATGACTGTTGATGATTTTCCTGCGTTCTCCTGCGTCTCCTCGTTCCAACACAGGCGTGATCGTGACAGAtgctttgtttctgaatgaatcagccgtttgaattAATCGGTTGACTGCCACctggcagttttaatttcacatttcgacaatttttttcaagttttaaatcacatgaaatatcagtattcagaaatatacagaaatatcTGTACTTGTGTGGCTTTCAGGTACTTCATCCACCACTGCTAAACAGCCTATAGAATTGATTTTTCCCCCAAGACAGATAAAACACATAAATGCAAGTGTCTTAAATGAGTGTTAAACACCATAACTTGACTACAGCAAGAACTCTATAGGGTTTAAAGGCAAGGTCGCAAATGGTCCACTGTCTACCTTCAATACTTTCAATAAAGTAAGTTACTTTTAAACTAAGCAGGATTTTGTTGGTCAATGCTTGAACCCAATACAAATTTTCTTGGGGAAATATTTCGTCTTTAAGCAAAATCCACAAGATTGATGTGAATTTTCGCTGAGGAACAGTAGGTGCGGTCAGATAGTAAAAATTTTTTGgcaaaaaaggtccactgtcaATAATGTAGAGATATATGAAGCACAAGTCAcattcaaaccaagcagctttctgttggtgaATGCAGAAAATTCAAGAGACAAACTTGAACACAAATGGAATCTGCATGGGGAAGTTATCGCCTTTGGGAAACTCCTGAATGCATTGATTCTGATTAAAATAACTGGACATTTGAGAATTTTCAGAGTAACGGACCGCACCTTTAAGCACGTTAAACACATATTCTATGGGAAATGACTCAGATGACCAACTGtttgccaaaataaaaaatattttgatagtGAAATTCCAGTAATGGACCTGCCCTGTATCATCGTTACTCATTCAACACTAAGAGGTTGATAAAACGGTCACTACTGACATCAGCCAGCGATTTTCCAACcagtgttttctgttttgtttagtaatgtttttatttggtCAGTTAAAGACTGGCACTGATATAAAGATGCAATGACTTAAACACGCAACACTCATTGTGATGACGCTTGAGAAAAATGAAGAAACCTCTTTTACTGGTAGTCAACCCATGGCAAAAATGATGCTTCGTCCTCGacaaatgtttgcaattattcAGATCCTGCCCACCCGGTCTCTTTTCCCTTTCTTGCGTCAGAGGGTCTACAGACCCAGACCGCACATCTGGGAATGATTAAAAGAGGAAACAGATTTCTGTGAGTAAGAGGCGCTGTATTGGCCTCATGCAGTGAATTCATCCAACTGTCATTTCTGTTTCACTTCTCACACACTGATCGTGCCACAACAAAGCTAGACCACAATAGCAACCACAAATGATTCAGCTTcattgataaatttaatgtcATCACTGTAACCGATGTAACCGATCCTCTATTTTTGCTTAATTCAGGAAACAAAGTTGTAATACAGACAAAAgtgaaaaatcataattaatttaccctgatgtcattccaaaccgGAATGACTATtttacacaaaagaaaaatgtctcaatgtttTTCATTCATATGTGTATTcacaaaaacatctaaaacattgTTCAGAATaactgtttctttttcttttttttccctgaaggtgagtaaatgagaaTCTTCTTTTTTCTACTTACAATAtattaagcatttaaaaaaaaaatacaatgtaaattAAACAAAGGGTAAAAATATGATAGTATATGTAATATAGTTATGTACATCATTTAACTCATTTAAGCATCATTTTTAAGAAATGACTTCTTCATAACCAACAATGTGAACAgtaatgttgtttatttatctaGACAAGCTGctttttatacttatttttttattacttaattctttctttttttttaactgtaattttgcataatttgttgtttaactatattttagagaattatgtataatttttggttgaatttcattgttattgtttttctattttgtttctttGCTTCCTCTAGTTTTTTTGGCCTAATAACATCTAGCAAAGGGACTACCAATGAAAACTAGCCTTCGGGCTAATTTGGgtacatttatattcatgaaTGTTGACTAATGTACACTGTCccttttttgtgaaaaaaaattataataataataaaataaaaaatagcaaaacaagaTCATGACTTCTCAGGTGGCATGCAGTATTTATAATATCTAGTTATTGCCaaacaattttgtttaaattctatttttgtatattttgatcAATATGCAATGATATTTTTGCCTGCAGCTAGTCAGATTGTTTGATTTCACAGGATTGGCTGTTCCTAtagatgatttattttattttatttttttacttcagttgACATCCAATTACAGACACATTCTGCTGGATTCCAgcagtgttttaaaaacatttttgtctcCACAGTCATTTCATGTTGATTGTCATCAAAcattttgactgttttttttattttattttattttttataactttGGAAAGAACAGTCCTCATTAATGTCTCTGAAGACATGACTAAGTTTCCATGTCACATCTGATAGATAGGATGGTTCGTTTTCTCAAGGAAACTCTTAAGGGAGTTCAATAAACACAAATCTGCCTTTTTTCACATTCCATCAAAAGGAAGAATAGAAGTCttgtaaaacaatatttataccTACATCATATAATTCCgtctaaatgtatttgttgCATCATACAAGTACCAATTATTATAGTCCAATTGAGACTTTTCCTGACGATGTCTGTCAGTTTTGTCGTTTGATGCTTATTTTAACAGCCAGTGAATAAAGTAGCACTTTTTTAAAACCGTACATAAAATCTTCACACATTAAAATCCAGAGGCACAGGCGCAGGTTGCGTCTTTGAATCCCTATTTTCCACTTTAGTTTGACATTGTGTAATCTTCCATTTTGGGTGGTTTCTCTTAACAGTCATGACCTCAGCACTGAGTTGGCGGACATCATCTTATCTTGGGGCAGATAAGTAGAGGTAAAGAGGTGCCAAATAAGATGAGAAGCAGAAATATGACCAGCGGTGATGATAGTCATCAACAAAGTTCATCCCTAAAAACCtacttatttaaatgtattcggAATTTATGGAAAAATACTTTAGGTCTTTAAATCTTAAGCCCTGTGATAAAATCCAGACATCGTAAAAAAAATTTGCAACTCTAAAATACacattgtcctaacaaaccttATGGAAAATTGCAATGCTGTACAATGAAGTATATCCCTCGCCCAGTTTGGACCTAATGGGTTGTTGGGACAACAGCAGCAAAACACTGAGTAAAGACTGTAAACGGAGTAACGCCTTGAGTCACGTCTGGCTATATTTAGTAGTATAAAGGAGGCTTTATAACTTGATGTAGTGGCACAGCCTCACTCATAAACTCAGATTCACTGGCTCTCCCATGTTCTCctgttcatttttaaaagctGACTTctacataataatatttcaattattcTTTAATAATCTGGTCCAAAATCAAATAGAAATGCCTTACCGGTGAAACAAGTTGTgccttaatattttattgtgtttctCGTTAGCAGTGAATcaaatatttcttcttttctGTGAGTTTTGTTTCCTGAGCTGGATCAGACTCCTTGTTCCCAACTTGATAAGATAACCAATGTAGCATCCTGTGGACAAGGAGAtatcaaataaaacagtaaactTGTAAAAACATGTCCAGGTAAAATTTCACACCCAAATTCAAGAGAAAATACACATAAATTATATTGTACATAAATAAAGActatttttttaggattttctTTGCATTGTGATGCATTATTGTAATGCATGGATTCCCCAACTGAAATTTGTGAGGAAACTGCAGAGGGTTTGTgagttgaagaaaaaaaaaatgaatgcaatcatacaaatataaaatttaaataaataaataatttaaaattaaaaagaaaatattttatttattcacctGCATATTTGTTTACCAGTGAGACCAACATGAACATGCAAATatgttattaaatttttttaaatattaatgggGAGTCGGGGGTAATATTTTAGGTTAAAGGGGTTCAGCAGACtaaaaagtttgggaatcccTGCTATAAGATATTCTCATGTTCAAACCAAATCAAACAGGAATTACACAGAATAattacactgaaaataaataattttttaccctAGACTAAGGAAGACCAGCAGAAGCATTGCAGTCAGACAGGTGGTGACAAGGGCAGGACTGGGCAGCCATAAGGTGAATGGATCTGTAGGGGACAGGGGAGGGAACTGGCCTCCTGGGAGGAGAGCCTGTTCAAAGACATCCTGTAGTTCTGCATGGCCTATCTGTGCCATAGGGACTACTGAGGTGAAAACCACAGACATTTGGTATATATAGAGAGTGGTCAGTACTAGCAACAGCACAGGAATGTAATTATATTTGATAGATGCGAGTGGTCACCTGTGAGGTAGTAGTAGATACGGACGAGTGAGTGCTCCTGAGAGAATATTTCACACTGGTAGGTGCCTGAGTGCTCTGGCCGGGCAGAGGGGATGAAGTAAAGTGGATCCACTCCAACCGTGACCTCGTCAAACCGATCCATCAACATCGTTTTCTCCTGTGTGTCAAGTTCAGTGGATGTAAGTACAGAAAGAGTTGGAAGGAAAGGCTTAGAAATTCTGATCTTTAAAGTACTGTCACATTCAACTCTAAATTCAAATATGCATCAAATACTGCTACATGCTATATTGCTAAATGAAAGAATAGTAATTGAAACAGTAAGaaataaactgtaattttgtctgcataaaaagaaaagagaattgCTATAGTCCCCTCTAATTTTGGTAAATTCTGCAGGAAACATACTGTAATTTCGACtgcatttgaatttaaaaaaagatactgtaaataaataaaggaatgaatgaataactaaaaaattaattttaaataaaactgtggGAAATATACCATAATCTTAttcaaattaatgaataaatatttattacatatatgtgtatatagatgtgtatgtgtgtatgtatatatatatatatatatatatatatatatatgtgtgtgtgtgtatatatgtgtatatatatatatatatatatgtgtgtgtgtgtgtgtgtgtgtatttattgaAACAGCAGTAAACACTGtaattttgtttgcataaaaatattacaaattacaaatattgCTACATTCCCCTCTAATTTTGATACATTCTGAAAACATATTGTACATACAAAACATATTTGtctgaatttaaatttaaaaaatgaatgaatgaatgaatgaatgaatattcaTTAAAACGGCAGGAAACATACCATAATTTATCTGaacgaatgaataaataaatcttcACTAAAACGGCAAGAAACATACTGtaattttgtttgcataaaacaataaaacaagtaATATATTGCTGTATTTCTCTCAGATTTTGGTCAGTTCTGCAAGAAATGTGCTTCAATTCTGTGCTTTACGGTCCCATAATTTTGTctgattaaaacaataataaaaacaagatgaataaattaataaataaataaataatattcattGAAACTGCCAAAGTGTGTTgaattctattattattattattactattagttTTGCTCATATACTACTGTTagctattcatttattattagattttctCATCACCATTGCATATCTCCAGACTATCTCTGCATCTGTGGGAAGCAGGAAAGGGACCTTACACCACATCTGAGTCCTGTTATTCTCATTTACTTTGATTTCCTTCACTGTAAAAGCAcatacatcacacacacacacacacattagacAATACATTAGACGCAGATCTGTAACACTTCACCTTGCAATTGAATGCCTTTTGTCAACAGAAGAACAGAGGCAGCACAGTCTGCCCACCATTCAcctaattataatatttaagcAGAGCCTCTGGTGAGAGCAGCCAAGGAAACGATACGCTGAGCAATAATTGTAGCTGTGCTGAGTGGAAATGAATACCACAGTGTGTGGGAGAAGGCCTGCCATCTTAGGTGACCCACAGGGCTATATGTGCGAATTGATATTATGTGTAAAAGTGTGTCAAGGCCCAAGGTTTCGTTTAACAACTTTGCTGTGCTCCTAAGTAGAGTTAAAAGCTGAAGATGTTTGCGCTGCGTAAATGCCGTTACATAATTACAGAGGTGGCTCTGTCAGGTTGAGTTATAACATATACATCATGTCAAGTGTGGAGAGAGTGGGTGAGTGGGGGACTGCATAGAATTACATATCATAATATATTGAACAGAACACTGCACACATGTAAAGGAGCCCGTCAACTCACCGGGGCAATCCAGCGGGAACTCACAGGAGTCGTACTGACAGGTTATGCAGTTATAAACAGCACCTTGAACCTGGAAACCTAAACAATATATTTGATCCCATTTAtagtgtactgttttttttttttttttggtagtcTTTGAAAAAACCTAACTGTATTTGTAAATCAAAAAGCATATATTTAGAGTATAtgtcaacattaaaaaaagaatgataTCGCCatattttcacattaaaatacccatttatacaatgaaaaataaaacaaatattataaatatatccaCATACTCAATCACACATGATACGCCACATgaacttcatctccagagctCTCTAAACCCCATGAGCGTCTCACCATACTATTCGATGAAACTATCAAATACTGTACCCCAGAAAATCAGATCCAGAAAAAaggtttttcaaaaaaaatcaaaggaaAATCAAACTTCTGTCAcaagacatttttttataaagataaaatttgtattaaatcataagtccagaaaaaataaaatagaaaacttatttttttaaataaataaataaaataaaataattaaataatagggtccttttattgtaaaaaatataataaattgttcttgaattgtatttaataggggtgtgcccgaagccgaataccttattcggaaaggcacggataatggcttcaaaacgaataacgaatttatccgaataacagaaaaaaatattcggcagaaacaatcacatgtttgctggaacagcactGCATTAGTAAGGTCtgcggttgttaagatttgtgcagTAATAATGGCTAGTACTGCTTTGAGCGCGTTTGACACAGTTtcgtacagataatatcatgatgatcattgcgtttgtctaacgaatgtggtctcctcagcaataaactatcCGCGCGCTCCACCggcgaagcagtgttgccagatattgctgcaaaaaacaaacaaaaccaagcCCCTGTAAAATGCACCAAAGTAAGTTTAAAtcttgtgttttgcaaataggatacagaatctctaacctcaaccttcatcttcccactttattaatgccctaattactttattaacgctgttacattaagtattaaaacaagtccagcgaCGCTTATAATAACTAGATCTGGCAACATGGCGGAGCGGAGAGGAGGCTGCACTTGCGCCGAGCTCATTCACTCCTGCGTTTCGCAGCTGCTGCGAGTCAGCCACATTAAGTTATTCagcgacatgattttaaataatttaaatatgttttcaaattttaattttgaacatgaaacatttacggaggtctggaccttatagctggctatgggcctgtgtaaagtgaatgagtgtaaactatagcctatatgaatgaaatgagcgcAAATCAATAGCTGCGTTGGAGTATATGCgcgtctctcagaaatcagagctttgtctggagttatatcaactcgacaaaaaatatcctaaaaacggtcttcaaaccttttcgaaatccaactgtaaaaacgcattacattagCTCTTTTCGTTAAcggcattacatttaattatacaagacgaagaatgtttgatcaaggcttttggagggtcccaatgatttgttgcgctctgttgataaaaaactcgtaaatgatcacagactcccACAACACATGATCTCTAAGTTACTTCAAGTTCAAGcaagctttattgtcattctgctatgagtaCTGAACActtttcatttctattttttttttcagcttctttttttttctaatagtgctcttatttaagattgtggatgTTTGTCTCTTgacaaatttgtacacaaagtttcactggaaaaaaagttataattataataaaaaagaagactttatttagttatacaagacatatttgttaaatgaaaactacgaatcgaacagatttgcatttaaagtgatattttcatgtaatttaattaacttccggtttaagccacgcccacttcaGGATCCATACGAATacaaatacagatacagataattttgagattgtcacaaatacagatacagatacaaataatggctccgctgcacacccctagtaTTTAACAAGTtttatgatttcaattaattgaaatcattaAACTAAAGCTTAACTGAACCATTATACTCTATCAATTTAaacaatttgttattttttctttgaacTTTACCATTAACACATTGTTCtgataaacaaataaagaaaagatGGAACCCATAAATTTCTACAAGAACCCTAAAGACAGTCATTGGTATGTACAGTAACACCATCATAAAGGAAATGGTTTGCAGTCACTTATAATATATATTGAGTTTCTGGACATTTGAGGTACCTTAAAAACGGTTCTTCAGAGATTTCAGATTATCAATCTGAAGACCTTAAATAACATAAGCACTTTTTTGCTTCATCATGAGGGTCATGACATATATACTGTAAGTGTTACTAACCACATGGGGGGAAACATCCAGAGTCTGCAGAAAATgatacaaaacatattttagatACTGCAATGATTTAAGAGAGAAATAAGCGGAAATTGTGATGGAACTTATAGGGAAAAGTGAGAGCTGCAGTATTGAAGATGAAGGCTCAGGTCCAGTTTTTCATGGTTTACCAAGCAAAAGAAATGAAGTGATAATGTAAGTCTCACCTCTGGGCAGCCTTGAGGCTGCAGCAATGAAATTGTTTGCTGCTGCCCGTAGCCTGAACTtatatactgtatctgaaaaaggGAGGAGAGGGGAGAAGGACAGAGCTATTTATCTCAATTTCAGTCAAAGTGTGTATGTCAAAGATTACATGTCTGTTTCTATCTGGATCTCTCTCTGCTATTTCATACCAGTCCCAGTCTGTCTTTTTTACTTTCCTCAGTTTGAGGGAAAAATGGGCTCCGCAATTAAATTACTGAATGATTAGAAATGACCTAAAGTAAGCAGTTCTTGTTGAAAAGGAATAATGGGGACTCGAATTGTTGTCTCAGATGATCAAATTTATCATTTCAAGGGATAAACAATTTGTCTATGTATTATGTAATACTTGCAATCAAACCACTAGAACAGACAGATTTACTGCTTTACAACACCCAGCATCTCATAAACACTGTGTGCGGTGATTGTAGACAATCATTTCGCATTTGTACATATCACTTTTCAGTAAACATTATGTAAGTCTCTAGGTCTTCCCTTTGGAATCTAAGTATTGTTGGAGGTCACTGATAAAGGATCCTCACGCTTACTATTTCCAATGAATCACGTCTGAAAGGAAATATTTACTACTCTGCAGACTCAGGGTAAATCCTTTCAAATTATGGCCTAATGAATTGTCACAGGTCTGGTCCCAAACAAACACAGTTAGTCTATTACTCGGTTGCTGAAACTGGTAATTAGATAAATCTATTAACATTACCATTATTTTTCTGCTGGTCAAATTCCTCCACTATAGGCATAATTTCAGCCATCAAGATATTCTTCAGCATCAAGTCATAGCCTCTCCCTGTGAAAGAGATACAAAAACATTAGCTATGCAAGAAGCTGTACAAATTCTGAACACACTATAAATAACCTTAAGTTTAAttgcagctttaattttttacagtaaaatgaaaGTGGAGCAACGTGAAACGTTTAGTGCAGGTTCCTGTCTATGAATTTAATTAGGCTACTAAATAGTTGACAGACatcaagcaaaaatgacagaaaatggGAAGTTTAACAGAATTGCATATTAATCATGCTAATTATGAAAAGTTTGAAGAGTAACGTTATAGTGCGGGAAAAAATGCTAATGTGATAACTTCTTCAGAACGAAACATGATTAGCTACATTTTTGTGAGAAATATCAGCTACAGCGGTTTGTTGCAAAACAACGTTACGTTATATTCCAGCGGAAGAATAGCTTTATACCAAAGAGAGACTTTGTTTGACTTACTTAAACAACGTTTTGATATAATTTaggtttttattgttgttatgatAAAGTACCCGTTTATTAAAAGCAAAAAGATACTCAAGACCGTACTTCATCATTACAACAGCTTCTAGTACCGTAGGCCTAATGTTTAGTAGCATAACATTAATGTGTCATTTCTTAATTCTTACCTACTTTTCCTGCTTCAATTACTCTCGATTCATTGTTGAATATGCTTTCCAGTGTTATGAAACAAGAGTCTACATTTCTTATATTGTATTCGGTGAGAATATGGCCCCAGCACAATCGTAGACTGTCATCGACATCAATAAAGCACTGATAGCAATTCAAAACTGTGTTAATTACCGAGCTGAAAAGCAACAGTTTTACTATCATAGCAAACATTTCTGTTATTCCTGGACCTGTTACATTATTCCTCAACCTGTTTGAAACTAAACATCTTTTGAAAATTCTGTTTACGGATTACATCGTCATGACGAAATAATTACCACATGGTCACAGCAATATTTCTTACAAAAG is drawn from Onychostoma macrolepis isolate SWU-2019 chromosome 16, ASM1243209v1, whole genome shotgun sequence and contains these coding sequences:
- the spaca6 gene encoding sperm acrosome associated 6 isoform X4, translated to MFAMIVKLLLFSSVINTVLNCYQCFIDVDDSLRLCWGHILTEYNIRNVDSCFITLESIFNNESRVIEAGKVGRGYDLMLKNILMAEIMPIVEEFDQQKNNDTVYKFRLRAAANNFIAAASRLPRDSGCFPPCGFQVQGAVYNCITCQYDSCEFPLDCPVKEIKVNENNRTQMWCKVPFLLPTDAEIVWRYAMEKTMLMDRFDEVTVGVDPLYFIPSARPEHSGTYQCEIFSQEHSLVRIYYYLTGCYIGYLIKLGTRSLIQLRKQNSQKRRNI
- the spaca6 gene encoding sperm acrosome associated 6 isoform X2, yielding MFAMIVKLLLFSSVINTVLNCYQCFIDVDDSLRLCWGHILTEYNIRNVDSCFITLESIFNNESRVIEAGKVGRGYDLMLKNILMAEIMPIVEEFDQQKNNDTVYKFRLRAAANNFIAAASRLPRDSGCFPPCGFQVQGAVYNCITCQYDSCEFPLDCPVKEIKVNENNRTQMWCKVPFLLPTDAEIVWRYAMEKTMLMDRFDEVTVGVDPLYFIPSARPEHSGTYQCEIFSQEHSLVRIYYYLTVPMAQIGHAELQDVFEQALLPGGQFPPLSPTDPFTLWLPSPALVTTCLTAMLLLVFLSLGMLHWLSYQVGNKESDPAQETKLTEKKKYLIHC
- the spaca6 gene encoding sperm acrosome associated 6 isoform X1, with the translated sequence MFAMIVKLLLFSSVINTVLNCYQCFIDVDDSLRLCWGHILTEYNIRNVDSCFITLESIFNNESRVIEAGKVGRGYDLMLKNILMAEIMPIVEEFDQQKNNDTVYKFRLRAAANNFIAAASRLPRDSGCFPPCGFQVQGAVYNCITCQYDSCEFPLDCPVKEIKVNENNRTQMWCKVPFLLPTDAEIVWRYAMEKTMLMDRFDEVTVGVDPLYFIPSARPEHSGTYQCEIFSQEHSLVRIYYYLTVVPMAQIGHAELQDVFEQALLPGGQFPPLSPTDPFTLWLPSPALVTTCLTAMLLLVFLSLGMLHWLSYQVGNKESDPAQETKLTEKKKYLIHC
- the spaca6 gene encoding sperm acrosome associated 6 isoform X3 — protein: MFAMIVKLLLFSSVINTVLNCYQCFIDVDDSLRLCWGHILTEYNIRNVDSCFITLESIFNNESRVIEAGKVGRGYDLMLKNILMAEIMPIVEEFDQQKNNGFQVQGAVYNCITCQYDSCEFPLDCPVKEIKVNENNRTQMWCKVPFLLPTDAEIVWRYAMEKTMLMDRFDEVTVGVDPLYFIPSARPEHSGTYQCEIFSQEHSLVRIYYYLTVVPMAQIGHAELQDVFEQALLPGGQFPPLSPTDPFTLWLPSPALVTTCLTAMLLLVFLSLGMLHWLSYQVGNKESDPAQETKLTEKKKYLIHC